A single region of the Mustela lutreola isolate mMusLut2 chromosome 2, mMusLut2.pri, whole genome shotgun sequence genome encodes:
- the TREX1 gene encoding three-prime repair exonuclease 1, translated as MGSQAPAPGPVQTLIFLDLEATGLPSSQPKVTELCLLAVHRCALESSPPTQGPPTVPPPPRVLDKLSLCVAPGKACSPEASKITGLSTAILAAHGRLCFDADLAGLLRAFLQRQPQPWCLVAHNGDRYDFPLLQAELAVLGLASVLDGALCVDSIAALKALERAASPSEHGPRKSYSLGSVYTRLYGQAPPDSHMAESDVLALLSICQWRPRALLQWVDAHARPFSTVKPMYVVTASAGTNPRPSASTATKALARATDTSANLGKGRKLKAVPPVAGPGASPKEGLLAPLGLLAFLTLALAMLYGLSLATPGQ; from the coding sequence ATGGGCTCACAGGCCCCAGCCCCAGGACCCGTGCAGACCCTCATTTTCTTGGACCTGGAGGCCACTGGCCTGCCTTCCTCCCAGCCCAAGGTCACGGAGCTGTGCCTGCTGGCTGTCCACAGATGTGCCCTGGAGAGCTCACCCCCTACTCAGGGGCCTCCCACAGTGCCCCCACCACCCCGGGTGCTGGAcaagctctctctgtgtgtggctccagggaAGGCTTGCAGCCCAGAAGCTAGCAAGATCACAGGCCTAAGCACAGCCATACTGGCAGCACATGGACGACTGTGCTTTGACGCCGACCTGGCCGGCCTGCTCCGAGCCTTCCTGCAGCGCCAGCCACAGCCCTGGTGCCTCGTGGCACACAACGGCGACCGCTATGACTTCCCCTTGCTCCAGGCGGAGCTGGCTGTACTAGGCCTTGCTAGTGTTCTGGATGGTGCCCTCTGTGTGGATAGCATTGCTGCCCTGAAGGCCCTGGAGCGTGCTGCCAGCCCCTCAGAGCATGGTCCACGGAAGAGCTACAGTCTGGGCAGTGTCTACACACGCCTGTATGGCCAAGCCCCCCCGGACTCCCACATGGCCGAGAGTGACGTCCTTGCCCTGCTCAGCATCTGTCAGTGGAGGCCGCGGGCCCTGCTCCAGTGGGTGGATGCACACGCCAGGCCGTTCAGCACTGTCAAGCCCATGTACGTGGTCACAGCCTCTGCTGGAACCAACCCAAGGCCATCTGCCTCCACGGCCACTAAAGCCCTGGCCAGAGCCACGGACACTAGTGCCAACCTGGGCAAGGGCAGGAAGCTCAAGGCCGTTCCTCCAGTGGCGGGCCCTGGAGCCTCACCCAAGGAGGGACTGCTGGCCCCACTGGGCCTGCTGGCCTTCCTCACCTTGGCACTAGCCATGCTGTATGGGCTTTCCTTGGCTACACCTGGGCAGTAG
- the SHISA5 gene encoding protein shisa-5 isoform X4 — translation MSGFGATVAIGLTIFVLTVVTVIICFTCSCCSLYKMCRRPPRPVVTTTTATTVVHTPYPQPPSVPPSYPGPTYQGYHPMPPQPGMPAAPYPTQYPPPYPAQPMGPPAYHETLAGGAAMPYPASQPPYNPAYMDPPKTVP, via the exons GTTTGGGGCAACCGTAGCCATCGGCCTGACCATCTTCGTGCTCACTGTTGTCACCGTCATCATCTGCTTCACCTGTTCCTGCTGCTCTCTCTATAAGATGTGCCGCCGGCCACCGCGTC CGGTGGTCACCACCACCACGGCCACGACGGTGGTGCACACCCCTTACCCTCAGCCTCCAAGTGTGCCCCCCAGCTACCCAGGACCGACGTACCAGGGCTACCACCCCATGCCCCCACAGCCAGGGATGCCAGCAGCACCTTACCCAACACAGTACCCCCCGCCTTACCCTGCCCAGCCTATGGGCCCCCCAGCATACCACGAGACACTGGCTG GAGGTGCGGCCATGCCCTACCCTGCCAGCCAGCCTCCTTACAACCCGGCCTACATGGACCCACCGAAGACAGTTCCCTGA
- the SHISA5 gene encoding protein shisa-5 isoform X3, which yields MGFGATVAIGLTIFVLTVVTVIICFTCSCCSLYKMCRRPPRPVVTTTTATTVVHTPYPQPPSVPPSYPGPTYQGYHPMPPQPGMPAAPYPTQYPPPYPAQPMGPPAYHETLAGGAAMPYPASQPPYNPAYMDPPKTVP from the exons GTTTGGGGCAACCGTAGCCATCGGCCTGACCATCTTCGTGCTCACTGTTGTCACCGTCATCATCTGCTTCACCTGTTCCTGCTGCTCTCTCTATAAGATGTGCCGCCGGCCACCGCGTC CGGTGGTCACCACCACCACGGCCACGACGGTGGTGCACACCCCTTACCCTCAGCCTCCAAGTGTGCCCCCCAGCTACCCAGGACCGACGTACCAGGGCTACCACCCCATGCCCCCACAGCCAGGGATGCCAGCAGCACCTTACCCAACACAGTACCCCCCGCCTTACCCTGCCCAGCCTATGGGCCCCCCAGCATACCACGAGACACTGGCTG GAGGTGCGGCCATGCCCTACCCTGCCAGCCAGCCTCCTTACAACCCGGCCTACATGGACCCACCGAAGACAGTTCCCTGA